DNA from Bradyrhizobium japonicum USDA 6:
CTATACGAAGACCGGTGACGACGGCACGACAGCGCTCGGAACTGGCGAACGCCGTCCGAAATACGATCTGCGCATCGAAGCCTATGGCACCGTGGACGAGACCAATGCCGCGATCGGCGTTGTCAGGCTCCACACCCATGACATGCCCGAGTTCGACGCGATGCTCGGCCGCATCCAGAACGATCTGTTCGACCTCGGCGCAGACCTCGCAGTGCCCGAGCGTGAAGGCAAGGCCGAGCGGCTGCGGGTGGTGGCAAGCCAGGTCGAGCGGCTCGAGCGCGACATCGACGCGCTCAACGACAAGCTGGCGCCGCTCACCTCCTTCGTGCTGCCGGGTGGCACGCCGGCCGCCGCCTACCTCCACGTTGCCCGTACGATTTGCCGCAGGGCGGAACGCGTGATGGTGGAACTGGCGGCCCGTCCCGGCGAGCCCGTGGGCGCTGCTGGCATCCAGTATATGAACCGCCTGTCGGACTTCCTGTTCGTCGCCAGCCGTGCCGCCAACCACAACGGCGCCGGCGACGTGCTCTGGGTTCCGGGCCAGAATCGCTGACCCATTGAGGTCGATATTTCTAAGGTCTAAAATTTGGCCCTGTCGCGCGTTGACCGGGCCGGATCAGGCCTTTAGGTTCCGCGCCAGTTGATAACCCCCCTCCCAAATTGAGTGAAAGAGGATCGATGAAGGTCTTGGTGCCGGTAAAGCGGGTGGTTGATTACAACGTCAAGGTCCGCGTCAAGGGCGATGGATCGGGCGTTGAACTCGCCAACGTGAAGATGTCGATGAACCCGTTCGACGAAATCGCGGTCGAGGAAGCGTTGCGCCTGAAGGAAGGCGGCAAGGCCACCGAGGTCGTCGTGGTTTCCATTGGACCGGCGCAGGCCTCGGAGACGATCCGCACCGGTCTCGCCATGGGCGCCGATCGCGGCATCCTGGTGAAGGTCGAGGGCACCGTCGAGCCGCTCGCGGTCGCCAAGATCCTGAAGAAGGTTGCGGAAGAAGAGCAGCCCGGCCTGATCATCCTCGGCAAGCAGGCGATCGACGACGACAGCAACCAGACCGGTCAGATGCTGGCCGCGCTGCTCGGCTGGTCGCAGGCGACGTTTGCTTCGAAGCTCGAGGTCGAAGGCTCTGACTTCAAGGTCACCCGCGAAGTCGACGGCGGTCTGCAGACCGTCAAGCTGAAGGGACCGGCGATCGTCACCACGGATCTCCGTCTCAACGAGCCGCGCTACGCCTCGCTGCCCAACATCATGAAGGCCAAGAAGAAGCCGATCGCGGAGAAGGCCGTCGCCGATTACGGCGTCGACGTCGCCGCGCGTCTCGAGGTTCTCAAGACGACGGAGCCGGCGGGCCGCAAGGCGGGCGTCAAGGTCAAGGACGTCGCCGAGCTGGTGTCGAAACTCAAGAACGAAGCCGGGGTGCTCTGATGACGACGCTTCTGATTGCCGAACACGACAATGCGTCGCTGAAGGACGCGACCAACAAGGCCCTGACCGCGGCTGCCGCGCTCGGCGCGGATGTCGACGTGCTGGTGGCCGGCCAGAACGCCAAGGCTGCGGCGGATGCCGCCGCCAAGCTTGCCGGCGTGAAGAAGGTGCTGCTGGCCGAGGGCGAGACTTACGCCCACGATCTCGCCGAGCCGCTGGCCGCGCTGATCGTCTCGCTGGCTTCCGGCTATGACGCGATCGTCGCGCCCGCGACCTCGCGCTTCAAGAACGTGATGCCGCGGGTCGCGGCCCTGCTCGACGTCATGCAGGTCTCCGAGATCACCAAGGTGGTCGCCCCCGACACCTATGAGCGCCCGATCTATGCCGGCAACGCCATCCAGACGGTGAAGTCGAAGGACGCGAAGAAGGTCATCACGGTGCGCACCTCGACCTTTGCTGCGGCGGGTGAAGGCGGCAGCGCCGCCGTCGAGAACGTCGCCGCAGTGGCAGATCCGGGCCTGTCGTCCTTCGTCGGCGAGGAAGTCGCCAAGAGCGACCGCCCCGAGCTGACCTCGGCCAAGATCATCGTCTCCGGTGGCCGTGCCATGCAGAGCCGCGAGAACTTCGCCAAGTACATCGAGCCGCTCGCCGACAAGCTCGGTGCCGGCGTTGGTGCCTCGCGCGCGGCGGTGGATGCCGGCTATGCGCCGAACGACTGGCAGGTCGGCCAGACCGGCAAGGTGGTGGCCCCCGAGCTCTATGTCGCGGTGGGCATTTCCGGCGCGATCCAGCATCTGGCCGGCATGAAGGACTCCAAGGTGATCGTCGCGATCAACAAGGACGAGGACGCGCCGATCTTCCAGGTCGCCGATTACGGCCTGGTCGCCGACCTCTACCAGGCGGTTCCTGAGCTCACCGACGCGCTCGCCAAGCTCGGCAAGTAAAAACGCGCTAAAAACACCGGCCGGAGTGGTACACTCCGGCCGGTTTTTCTTTTTCGAGGCGTTTTCTTTGGCGTGGGGCACGCCGGGGAAGCGATCCAATCTAGGTTTCGAGCCAAGGTTCTGATTAAATCGGGCCTCCCGGCTCGGGGGATGAGGCAGGCGCGATCTGCGCGCCGTTCCGGTGGATGACATTATGGCGGCAGTGATCAAGAAGGTCGGCGTGATCGGCGCGGGTCAGATGGGCAATGGCATCGCGCATGTCGCGGCGCTGGCCGGTTTCGACGTGGTGCTCAACGACGTCTCGGCCGACCGGCTCAAGTCGGGCATGGCCACCATCAATGGCAATCTGGCGCGCCAGGTCTCCAAGAAGGCCGTCAGCGAGGACGACAAGACCAAGGCGATGGCCCGCATCAAGCTCGCCGAGAAGCTCGACGACCTCGCCGATTGCGACCTCGTGATCGAGACCGCGGTCGAGAAGGAAGAGGTCAAGCGCAAGATCTTCCACGAACTCTGCGCGGTGCTGAAGCCGGAGGCGATCGTCGCCTCCGATACCTCCTCGATCTCGATCACGCGGCTTGCCGCGGCCACCGACCGGCCCGAGCGCTTCATCGGCATTCACTTCATGAATCCGGTGCCGCTGATGGAGCTGGTCGAGCTGATCCGCGGCATCGCCACCGACGACCAGACCTTCGAGGCCTCCAAGGAATTCGTCGGCAAGCTCGGCAAGCAGGTCGCGGTCTCCGAGGATTTCCCGGCCTTCATCGTCAACCGCATCCTGCTGCCGATGATCAACGAGGCGATCTACACGCTGTATGAAGGCGTCGGCAATGTCGAGGCTATCGACGCGGCGATGAAGCTTGGCGCGCATCATCCGATGGGCCCGCTCGAGCTCGCCGATTTCATCGGCCTCGACACCTGCCTGTCGATCATGCAGGTGCTGCACGAGGGCCTCGCCGACTCCAAATATCGCCCGTGCCCGCTGCTGGTGAAATACGTCGAGGCCGGCTGGCTCGGCCGCAAGACCCAGCGCGGCTTCTACGACTACCGCGGCGCCAAGCCGGTTCCGACGCGCTGACCCAATTTCCGGTTCCGTAGGGTGGGCAAAGGCGCAAAGCGCCGGTGGAAATTGGTGGGCACGCTTCCGCCTTCGCTCTTCGAGCTACGGCGGACAAGCCGCTTTGCCCACCCTACGGCGCTGCCGCCCTCCGGCCGTGCATCCGCACCGTGACAATTCATGTCGCGTTAACCGCTCGCCCCTAGGGTGCGCCCGGTAAGAGGGTTTGCGTAATGGACATGATGGCGATGGTCAGCACCATGCTGGCCGCTCAGCAAGGCGCGCTGCAGTCGAATATCACGGCGACGCTGATGAAGCAGAATGCGGACGCGGAGAAGTCCACCGTCCTGACGCTGCTCGGCGCCGGTCAGCCCTCGCTCGCCAATGTCGGCGCCGGCGTCGGCGGCAACCTCAACGTCACCGCTTAAGACACTCCGCCTAGAGCGACGCGGCGGCCTTGCCGGTCGCAGCCCGGATCAGCTTGAGCGCGTCTTCGCTCGCCCATTCCGCCGGCCCCGCGATCGTCGCGATCTCGCAGCCCTGCGGGTCGACCAGCACCGAGGTCGGCATGCCCAGAGCCCGACCTATGGCTTTAAGATCCTGGAAAACCTTGGCTTTCTGATCGTTGAAATAGCCGAGCCGGGTCAGATTGGCCTCTTTCAGGAACGTCTTGGGCTTCTCGGCGTCGCGGGTGTCGATGTTGATCGCCACCACCTCGAAATTCGGGCCCGAAAGCTTGCCCTGGAGCTCGTCCAGCGCCGGCATTTCCTTGCGGCAGGGCACGCACCAGGTGGCCCAGAGGTTGACCAGCAGCGTCTTGCCGCGGAAATCGGACAGCTTCTTCGGCTTGCCGTCGGCGTCCTCGAAGACCAGGTCGGGCAGTTTTAGCGGCGCGCTCGCCATGGTCAGGGCGGCCAGTTCGCCATGGGCCAGGGGAGCGATTTTCTGCGCCGTTGCCACCGCGGCCCGACAGGCCGGGTCGCCTGAGGGCGCCCGGTTCAGGCCCAGCCCGTACAGCGCGGCGAAGCCGGCCAGCCCTCCGATCGCCACGGTGGCGATGACGAGGGGGATTCGGCGCGTGGCGGAGGGCGTCTTGTCGAGCATATCGTTTGTCATCCGGTCGCAGATATGGCTATCAGGGGCCTCTTAATACGGCTGGCTCCGGCCAGCAAACGTGCGGCAGCAGCGGCAAGCAAGGCGTGAGCAGGGGATCATGAGCAACAAGATGTGGGGCGGCCGGTTCTCGGAGCGTCCCGATGAGATCATGGAAGAGATCAACGTCTCCATCGACGTCGATCGTCACCTCTTCGCCCAGGACATTGCCGCATCCAAGGCGCACGCCGCGATGCTTGCCGCGCAGGGCATCATCACGGGCTCTGATGCGAAAAATATCGGCAAGGGTCTAGACACGATTTTGTCAGAGATCGGCAAGGGCGGCTTCGCGTTCAAGCGCGCGCTCGAAGATATCCATATGAACGTCGAGAGCCGCCTGTCCGAGCTGATCGGCCCCGCCGCCGGCCGGCTGCACACCGCGCGCTCGCGCAACGACCAGGTTGCGACCGATTTCCGTCTCTATGTCCGTGACATCATCGACGAGACCGATGCCGCGCTCGCCGCGTTCCAGGCCGCGCTCGTCAATCGCGCGCTCGAACATGCCGCGACCGTCATGCCCGGCTTCACGCATCTGCAGACCGCGCAGCCCGTGACCTTCGGCCATCATCTGCTCGCCTATGTCGAGATGGCGGCGCGCGACCGCGGCCGTTTCCAGGACGCCCGCAAGCGGCTCAATGAATCGCCGCTCGGCGCCGCCGCGCTCGCCGGCACCTCGTTCCCGATCGACCGCCACGCCACCGCGAAGGCGCTCGGTTTCGACCGCCCGATGGCGAACTCGCTCGATGCGGTCTCCGATCGCGACTTCGTGCTGGAGACGCTGTCGGCGGCCTCGATCTGCGCCGTGCACATGTCGCGCTTTGCCGAGGAGATCGTGATCTGGACCTCGCCGCTGGTCGGTCTCATCCGCCTCAGCGACAAGTTTACCACGGGATCCTCGATCATGCCGCAGAAGCGCAATCCGGATGCTGCCGAGCTCGTGCGCGCCAAGACCGGCCGCGTCATCGGCGCGCTCAATGGCCTCCTGATCGTGATGAAGGGCCTGCCGCTCGCCTATCAAAAGGACATGCAGGAGGACAAGCAGGGTGCGATGGAGGGCTTTGCTGCCCTGTCGCTCGCGATCCGCGCCATGACCGGCATGGTCCGCGATCTCGTGCCCGACGAAGCGAAGATGAAGGCGGCGGCGGGCGACGGCTATGCCACCGCGACCGACCTTGCCGACTGGCTGGTGCGGACGCTGAAGATGCCGTTCCGCGACGCCCACCACGTCACCGGCCGTATCGTGGCGAAGGCCGCCGAGGGCGGCGTGGCGCTGCACGAGCTGCCGCTGAAGGAGATGCAGGCGATCGAGCCCAAGATCACCAAGGATGTGCTCGGCGCGCTCTCGGTCGAATCGTCGGTGAAGAGCCGGACCAGCTTCGGCGGCACCGCGCCGAAGAACGTGGCGTCGCAGGCCAAGGCCTGGGCGAAGCGGCTGGAAAAAGAGCGAAAATTGGGCTGAGGGAAAAATTTCGCTTATGTTTCATGGTCATCCGGCTCTCGCCAGAGCGCGCCAATCTCTGTATGGT
Protein-coding regions in this window:
- the tlpA gene encoding thiol:disulfide interchange protein TlpA, encoding MLDKTPSATRRIPLVIATVAIGGLAGFAALYGLGLNRAPSGDPACRAAVATAQKIAPLAHGELAALTMASAPLKLPDLVFEDADGKPKKLSDFRGKTLLVNLWATWCVPCRKEMPALDELQGKLSGPNFEVVAINIDTRDAEKPKTFLKEANLTRLGYFNDQKAKVFQDLKAIGRALGMPTSVLVDPQGCEIATIAGPAEWASEDALKLIRAATGKAAASL
- a CDS encoding cob(I)yrinic acid a,c-diamide adenosyltransferase, with translation MVTLNRIYTKTGDDGTTALGTGERRPKYDLRIEAYGTVDETNAAIGVVRLHTHDMPEFDAMLGRIQNDLFDLGADLAVPEREGKAERLRVVASQVERLERDIDALNDKLAPLTSFVLPGGTPAAAYLHVARTICRRAERVMVELAARPGEPVGAAGIQYMNRLSDFLFVASRAANHNGAGDVLWVPGQNR
- a CDS encoding electron transfer flavoprotein subunit alpha/FixB family protein; amino-acid sequence: MTTLLIAEHDNASLKDATNKALTAAAALGADVDVLVAGQNAKAAADAAAKLAGVKKVLLAEGETYAHDLAEPLAALIVSLASGYDAIVAPATSRFKNVMPRVAALLDVMQVSEITKVVAPDTYERPIYAGNAIQTVKSKDAKKVITVRTSTFAAAGEGGSAAVENVAAVADPGLSSFVGEEVAKSDRPELTSAKIIVSGGRAMQSRENFAKYIEPLADKLGAGVGASRAAVDAGYAPNDWQVGQTGKVVAPELYVAVGISGAIQHLAGMKDSKVIVAINKDEDAPIFQVADYGLVADLYQAVPELTDALAKLGK
- the argH gene encoding argininosuccinate lyase — protein: MSNKMWGGRFSERPDEIMEEINVSIDVDRHLFAQDIAASKAHAAMLAAQGIITGSDAKNIGKGLDTILSEIGKGGFAFKRALEDIHMNVESRLSELIGPAAGRLHTARSRNDQVATDFRLYVRDIIDETDAALAAFQAALVNRALEHAATVMPGFTHLQTAQPVTFGHHLLAYVEMAARDRGRFQDARKRLNESPLGAAALAGTSFPIDRHATAKALGFDRPMANSLDAVSDRDFVLETLSAASICAVHMSRFAEEIVIWTSPLVGLIRLSDKFTTGSSIMPQKRNPDAAELVRAKTGRVIGALNGLLIVMKGLPLAYQKDMQEDKQGAMEGFAALSLAIRAMTGMVRDLVPDEAKMKAAAGDGYATATDLADWLVRTLKMPFRDAHHVTGRIVAKAAEGGVALHELPLKEMQAIEPKITKDVLGALSVESSVKSRTSFGGTAPKNVASQAKAWAKRLEKERKLG
- a CDS encoding 3-hydroxybutyryl-CoA dehydrogenase, with product MAAVIKKVGVIGAGQMGNGIAHVAALAGFDVVLNDVSADRLKSGMATINGNLARQVSKKAVSEDDKTKAMARIKLAEKLDDLADCDLVIETAVEKEEVKRKIFHELCAVLKPEAIVASDTSSISITRLAAATDRPERFIGIHFMNPVPLMELVELIRGIATDDQTFEASKEFVGKLGKQVAVSEDFPAFIVNRILLPMINEAIYTLYEGVGNVEAIDAAMKLGAHHPMGPLELADFIGLDTCLSIMQVLHEGLADSKYRPCPLLVKYVEAGWLGRKTQRGFYDYRGAKPVPTR
- a CDS encoding electron transfer flavoprotein subunit beta/FixA family protein, with protein sequence MKVLVPVKRVVDYNVKVRVKGDGSGVELANVKMSMNPFDEIAVEEALRLKEGGKATEVVVVSIGPAQASETIRTGLAMGADRGILVKVEGTVEPLAVAKILKKVAEEEQPGLIILGKQAIDDDSNQTGQMLAALLGWSQATFASKLEVEGSDFKVTREVDGGLQTVKLKGPAIVTTDLRLNEPRYASLPNIMKAKKKPIAEKAVADYGVDVAARLEVLKTTEPAGRKAGVKVKDVAELVSKLKNEAGVL